A section of the Deinobacterium chartae genome encodes:
- the gluQRS gene encoding tRNA glutamyl-Q(34) synthetase GluQRS, which yields MMPTGRFAPSPTGRMHLGNARTALLAWLHSRALGARHLLRIEDLDTTRVRPGAEEDILRDLEWLGLTWDGFSRQSDDLAPYAQALERLETYRCNCSRRQVLEAASAPHGREAVYPGTCRHRPPPPEQPAAVRWRTPPGVVCFHDALEGEHCQDLTLEVGDFPLCRADGVFAYHLAVVVDDARFGVTEVLRGCDLLQSTPRQIALQRALGYPTPRYLHVPLMTDYQGQRLAKRGGAPAVAELRTSGYPAPRLLSELAGSLGWAVPPEVRADELIPLWRANLDNRSKL from the coding sequence ATGATGCCTACCGGCCGCTTCGCGCCCAGCCCGACCGGGCGCATGCACCTCGGCAACGCCCGAACCGCCCTGCTCGCCTGGCTGCACTCGCGCGCCCTGGGGGCGCGGCACCTGCTGCGCATCGAGGACCTCGACACCACCCGCGTGCGTCCCGGTGCCGAGGAGGACATCCTGCGCGACCTCGAGTGGCTGGGCCTGACCTGGGACGGCTTCTCGCGCCAGAGCGATGATCTGGCCCCGTACGCGCAGGCCCTCGAGCGCCTGGAGACCTACCGCTGCAACTGCTCGCGCCGGCAGGTGCTCGAGGCGGCCTCGGCCCCGCACGGGCGCGAGGCGGTGTACCCGGGTACCTGCCGTCACCGTCCGCCGCCGCCCGAACAGCCCGCCGCCGTGCGCTGGCGCACGCCGCCCGGTGTCGTGTGTTTCCACGACGCGCTCGAGGGCGAACACTGCCAGGACCTGACCCTCGAGGTAGGAGACTTTCCGTTGTGCCGCGCGGACGGGGTGTTCGCCTATCATCTGGCGGTGGTGGTGGACGACGCGCGCTTCGGTGTGACCGAGGTGCTGCGCGGATGTGACCTGCTGCAGAGCACTCCGCGTCAGATCGCCCTGCAGCGCGCGCTGGGCTACCCCACACCGCGCTACTTGCACGTGCCGCTGATGACCGATTACCAAGGACAGCGGCTGGCCAAGCGCGGAGGGGCTCCGGCCGTGGCCGAGCTGCGCACCTCGGGCTACCCGGCCCCCCGGCTGCTCTCCGAGCTGGCGGGCAGCCTGGGTTGGGCCGTGCCGCCCGAGGTGCGGGCCGACGAGCTGATTCCGCTGTGGCGCGCGAACCTAGACAATCGGTCTAAGTTGTAA
- a CDS encoding HAD family hydrolase, whose product MIQAVLFDRDDTLSLTDQDVYRQAAEWLVQRHPNLDIKTALKAMQVQWASTEGRWQLLRTLEDEAAFWDEYYVELAERLGLEPHHGAAVIEAWPYHRFLVPVPGAREVLTELRARGYKVGVLSNTLPNVAVTLEAVGLGDLVDVAISSCTLGVHKPDPQAFLLAAGQLGVTPEEVLFVDDKLENVEAARSVGMQAILIDHHGVGHPEAARSLHEVLAALPA is encoded by the coding sequence ATGATCCAAGCTGTTTTATTCGACCGTGACGATACCCTGAGCCTCACCGACCAGGACGTGTACCGCCAGGCCGCCGAGTGGCTGGTGCAGCGCCACCCGAACCTCGACATCAAGACGGCGCTCAAGGCCATGCAGGTGCAGTGGGCCTCCACCGAGGGCCGCTGGCAGCTGCTGCGCACCCTCGAGGACGAAGCGGCCTTCTGGGACGAGTACTACGTCGAGCTGGCCGAGCGCCTGGGCCTCGAGCCGCACCACGGCGCCGCCGTGATCGAGGCCTGGCCGTACCACCGCTTCCTGGTGCCCGTGCCCGGTGCGCGCGAGGTGCTGACCGAACTGCGCGCGCGCGGCTACAAGGTGGGGGTGCTGTCCAACACGCTGCCCAACGTCGCCGTGACCCTCGAGGCGGTGGGGCTGGGCGACCTGGTGGACGTGGCCATCTCGAGCTGCACGCTGGGCGTGCACAAGCCGGACCCGCAGGCCTTCTTGCTGGCCGCCGGGCAGCTGGGCGTGACCCCCGAGGAAGTGCTGTTCGTGGACGACAAGCTGGAAAACGTCGAGGCGGCCCGCAGCGTGGGCATGCAGGCGATCTTGATCGATCACCACGGCGTGGGCCACCCCGAGGCGGCCCGCAGCCTGCACGAGGTGCTGGCGGCCCTGCCCGCCTGA
- a CDS encoding dipeptidase: MLVDAHLDLAWNARRGLDPTLSLSELRARASGDIPTVTFEELRKADVGVVFATLFAEPSVDGGPGYTTPLEARREALAQLEVYQRWQDQGYIRLLGRAEDLTELEALRAREEFPPLGVVLLMEGADPLRDPDDLEFWVRQGLRLLGPAWGRTRYSGGTGAPGPLTDRGVDLLIGMRELNVTLDVSHLAEEAFWQATELQGKLLASHANARALAEGDRQLSDAMLGRVRDCGGVVGVVLYNRFLQGGWERGMPRLSLSAVERQLSHLAAQLGWERVALGSDLDGGFGRDQAPQGIESVADLPRLGELVPQEHATGLLGENWIRWLKANL; encoded by the coding sequence ATGCTGGTGGACGCACACCTCGACCTGGCGTGGAACGCGCGCCGGGGCCTTGACCCTACCCTTTCCCTGTCCGAGCTGCGCGCGCGCGCGAGCGGCGACATTCCCACCGTCACCTTCGAGGAACTGCGCAAGGCCGACGTCGGCGTGGTGTTCGCCACGCTGTTCGCCGAGCCGTCGGTAGACGGCGGCCCCGGCTACACCACGCCCCTCGAGGCCCGCCGCGAGGCCCTCGCCCAGCTCGAGGTGTACCAGCGCTGGCAGGACCAGGGGTACATCCGCCTGCTGGGACGCGCCGAAGACCTGACCGAACTCGAGGCGCTCCGCGCCCGCGAGGAGTTCCCGCCGCTGGGCGTGGTGCTGCTGATGGAAGGCGCAGACCCGCTGCGCGACCCGGACGACCTCGAGTTCTGGGTACGGCAGGGGCTGCGGTTGCTGGGCCCGGCCTGGGGCCGCACCCGCTACTCGGGCGGCACCGGTGCGCCGGGCCCGCTCACCGACCGCGGCGTGGACCTGTTGATCGGCATGCGCGAGCTGAACGTCACGCTCGACGTGTCGCACCTGGCCGAGGAGGCCTTCTGGCAGGCCACCGAACTGCAAGGCAAGCTGCTGGCCAGCCACGCCAACGCCCGCGCCCTGGCCGAGGGAGACCGCCAGCTTTCGGACGCGATGCTCGGCCGCGTCCGAGACTGCGGCGGCGTGGTGGGCGTGGTGCTGTACAACCGCTTCTTGCAGGGCGGCTGGGAGCGCGGGATGCCGCGCCTGAGCCTTTCGGCGGTCGAGCGTCAGCTCTCGCACCTCGCCGCACAGCTGGGCTGGGAGCGGGTGGCGCTGGGCTCGGACCTCGACGGCGGCTTCGGGCGCGACCAGGCCCCGCAGGGCATCGAGAGCGTCGCGGACCTGCCGCGCCTGGGCGAACTGGTACCGCAAGAGCATGCCACGGGGCTGCTCGGAGAGAACTGGATACGATGGCTGAAAGCGAATCTGTGA
- a CDS encoding C40 family peptidase, whose amino-acid sequence MKLDRRTHAFDEGRRRAEPALRGQLEGEWSWLETPRRGVAARGRVSLRARPQSEAPQVTEALLGEAVEILEDLGEWVWVRTLHDRYLGYARRAEVLLGGFENAVSVKALRGHVYDAPRVQGGIIAEIARGACLRVLREEGEWREVALPDGRRGFVSAAVFDEVATDPLEFGQLLLGTPYVWGGRSAWGIDCSGLSQRVYAFWGRSIPRDADQQQAFLEPVNTPQPGDLAFFPGHVAVCLGEGRILHATSTYMRVAINTLGEGEYGQRLEAALTGYGRWRDA is encoded by the coding sequence GTGAAACTGGACCGCCGCACCCACGCCTTTGACGAGGGCCGCCGCCGCGCCGAGCCGGCCCTGCGGGGCCAGCTCGAGGGCGAGTGGAGCTGGCTGGAAACCCCCCGGCGCGGCGTGGCCGCACGCGGCCGCGTCAGCCTGCGCGCCCGCCCGCAGAGCGAGGCTCCGCAGGTCACCGAAGCCCTGCTGGGCGAAGCGGTGGAAATCCTCGAGGACCTGGGCGAGTGGGTGTGGGTACGCACCCTGCACGACCGCTACCTGGGCTACGCGCGCCGCGCCGAGGTGCTGCTGGGCGGCTTCGAGAACGCGGTGAGCGTCAAGGCCCTGCGCGGTCACGTATACGACGCGCCGCGCGTGCAAGGCGGCATCATCGCCGAGATCGCGCGGGGAGCTTGCCTGCGGGTGCTGCGCGAGGAAGGCGAATGGCGCGAGGTCGCGCTGCCCGACGGACGGCGCGGCTTCGTGTCGGCAGCGGTGTTCGACGAAGTGGCCACGGACCCGCTCGAGTTCGGACAACTGTTGCTAGGCACCCCCTACGTGTGGGGCGGCCGCAGCGCCTGGGGCATCGACTGCTCGGGCCTGAGCCAGCGGGTGTACGCCTTCTGGGGCCGCAGCATTCCGCGCGACGCCGATCAGCAGCAGGCCTTCCTCGAGCCGGTGAACACACCCCAGCCGGGCGACCTGGCCTTCTTTCCCGGGCACGTGGCCGTCTGCCTGGGCGAGGGCCGCATCCTGCACGCCACCTCCACCTACATGCGGGTCGCGATCAACACCCTGGGCGAAGGCGAGTACGGCCAACGCCTCGAGGCCGCCCTGACCGGCTACGGCCGCTGGAGGGACGCATGA
- a CDS encoding dipeptide epimerase, with protein MTVSWNTRVLHTKSPFGIARWTHSEYPRTFVHFEHGGVTGRGEAAPNAFYGENRATVEAALPPLSAHLHDPWDWEALEAALSRTFPHGHPSVKCALEMAALEACALEAGLPVWKLLGLSSKAVPESSYTISIAELPEMERQAREATAQGYRILKVKLGTDRDVPILETLRAAAPQATLRVDANAAWTRSQAKRMLAVLEACGVELLEQPLPAADLEGHAELRRVSPLPLVADESLHDRSTVPALARAFDAVNLKIAKLGGPLQALHTARTARALGMNVMIGCMIESSLGISASVHLAGLADWVDLDGALLLADDPYEGLEWQGGQVTRPTQAGWGVRERA; from the coding sequence ATGACCGTCTCGTGGAACACCCGGGTGCTGCACACCAAAAGTCCTTTTGGCATCGCGCGCTGGACCCACTCCGAGTACCCGCGCACCTTCGTGCACTTCGAGCACGGCGGCGTGACCGGACGCGGCGAGGCGGCCCCCAACGCCTTTTACGGCGAGAACCGCGCCACGGTCGAAGCGGCGCTGCCCCCGCTCAGCGCCCACCTGCACGACCCCTGGGACTGGGAGGCGCTCGAGGCAGCCTTGAGCCGCACCTTCCCGCACGGCCACCCCTCGGTGAAGTGCGCGCTCGAGATGGCGGCCCTCGAGGCCTGCGCGCTCGAGGCGGGCCTGCCGGTGTGGAAACTGCTGGGTCTCTCGAGCAAGGCGGTGCCCGAGAGCAGCTACACGATCTCGATCGCCGAGCTGCCCGAGATGGAGCGGCAGGCCCGCGAGGCGACGGCGCAGGGTTACCGCATCCTCAAGGTCAAGCTCGGCACCGATCGCGACGTGCCGATCCTCGAGACGCTGCGCGCCGCGGCCCCGCAGGCCACCTTGCGGGTCGACGCCAACGCCGCCTGGACCCGCAGCCAGGCCAAGCGCATGCTGGCAGTCCTCGAGGCCTGCGGCGTGGAACTGCTCGAGCAGCCGCTGCCCGCCGCGGACCTCGAGGGCCACGCGGAACTGCGCCGGGTGAGCCCGCTGCCGCTGGTCGCCGACGAGTCGTTGCACGACCGCTCGACCGTGCCCGCCCTCGCCCGCGCCTTCGACGCGGTGAACCTCAAGATCGCCAAGCTCGGCGGGCCGCTGCAGGCCCTGCACACCGCCCGCACCGCGCGGGCACTGGGCATGAACGTGATGATCGGCTGCATGATCGAGTCGTCGCTGGGTATTTCTGCCTCGGTGCACCTGGCCGGACTGGCCGACTGGGTGGACCTCGATGGGGCACTGCTGCTGGCCGACGACCCGTACGAGGGCCTCGAGTGGCAGGGCGGGCAGGTCACGCGCCCCACGCAGGCCGGATGGGGCGTGCGGGAGCGCGCGTGA